In the genome of Dyadobacter fermentans DSM 18053, the window TGCTCCTGATCAGGTTGCGGATCGAACCTTTGAGCAGAATATCGTCGGGAAGCGAGTGCTGCAAATGCTCGATCTGCCAGGCCACGCTGGTTACGAGGTTGAGCAGTGTGCCGAAGTTTTGTTTCAAAACCGCCTCGCTATCCGTGTTTTGGCGAATGCTTCCGAGTTTCTGATGGATAAGCGCATTGTATTCACTCATATCCTGCACCGCCGCCAAAGCCAGCATCACTGACACATCCTGACTGAAAAACGGCTGCCAGTTGTCATCCCCAAAATGCGCGTCGCCAACCCCGAAAAACTTCACAAGCCGGGCAAGTTGCTGCGTGAAAACCAGGTCGTCGGCCACGGTTTTCGCATCCACCGGCGCGGATTCAGGTTTAAGCGAAGTCAGGAACCGGCTGTTCTGGTCGGTGCCTTCTCTTTTTAAACCCAACGGATTGGTTATGTTTTCGCAGTTGCTCATCATGCGGGCTTATAACGAATTGTCGATTTCGGGCGGACTGATCAAAAAATTCAGGATTTCGGTTCCCTCCCGGTTGTAGAACGGGAACACGAAATTGTACCTCGAATTCGTGGTTTTTACGGTAAAATCCACCTGAATGCGCACCATTCCGGTGTTGTCCAATGCTTCCGTGATCGATACGGAGTCTGCCGTAATGCGCGGTTCGTACAGGAGAATGGCGGTTTCGATCTTGTCGATCATTAATGTTTTCAATGCGGTGTCCAGCGGCTCAAAAATCAGGTTTTCGAGGTTGCAGCCATAGCGGGGCTGCATGATGCGCTCGCCCTGCATGGTGGTCAGCAGAATGTGCAGGCTGCTGTAAATGTCGTCCACGCCTTCGAGCATACGCACGTTTTTGTGGATGGCATCGAAGGTCGGCGGGAATGCCCAGCCTGTTCCCAGGAAATTTGTGTCGGCGTTATCCATGCTGATGGCATCGTTAGTTAATCATGACGGTTCCTCCTTTAATGGTCGTTTGCCCGGCGCCGGTGGATAGCTCACCACCGCCGGCGCCCGCACTGAACTTCGCGGATGCTTTGGCATTGATATTTACTCCTTCCAACTGAATGTCTTTCGCGGCTTTCAGCCGGATGTCCTTCACGCTCTCGATCACGATGCCGTCCTTGTCCAGCACGATCTTGTTGCCGTTCTGGTCTTCGAACTGGATT includes:
- a CDS encoding GPW/gp25 family protein, with the translated sequence MDNADTNFLGTGWAFPPTFDAIHKNVRMLEGVDDIYSSLHILLTTMQGERIMQPRYGCNLENLIFEPLDTALKTLMIDKIETAILLYEPRITADSVSITEALDNTGMVRIQVDFTVKTTNSRYNFVFPFYNREGTEILNFLISPPEIDNSL